The following are from one region of the Coffea eugenioides isolate CCC68of chromosome 2, Ceug_1.0, whole genome shotgun sequence genome:
- the LOC113763029 gene encoding uncharacterized protein LOC113763029: MADGAIIISNRIASIIAAKKRRLTGKRRKCQGMCFSLPTSEDPFNDRYGETDAVKNKKRPLDSRVDKTHMDKKRALSRNMAANKDHANEDAKKEKLFKLEKIENNTIASVTVFKSEGKQDVGKPGKTEVPMLQACGNKTDEGGHEIFQDCPSKFLVLCLNTIQNALQHESAFSSEDRPFFVHKWGVEFWKFYSSGRDIVETSGADSDSEQIAWVVSCAADTIARKEKGGLSFSSPFLLFIVPSQEKAAKVRKICKPLKALGIHTVSLHPGASIDHQIRGLKSCEPEFLLSTPKRLLELVSLNEVDISGVSLLVIDGYGTYSDNDCIELIRQSISGCPQAVVFSECSSNSSTPILPNLLQGSVCRISSDDLECVR, encoded by the exons TAATAATCTCTAATCGCATAGCTTCCATTATTGCTGCTAAAAAGCGTCGACTAACAGGCAAACGCCGCAAGTGTCAG GGTATGTGTTTTAGCCTTCCTACATCTGAGGATCCATTCAATGATAGATACGGTGAAACTGATGCTGTGAAGAATAAGAAACGACCTCTAGATTCTAGAGTAGACAAGACACATATGGACAAGAAGCGAGCATTGTCAAGGAACATGGCTGCTAATAAAGATCATGCAAATGAAGatgccaaaaaagaaaagttatttAAACTTGAGAAGATTGAGAACAACACAATTGCATCTGTTACAGTCTTTAAATCTGAGGGGAAGCAAGATGTGGGGAAGCCTGGAAAAACGGAGGTCCCAATGCTTCAGGCCTGTGGGAACAAAACTGATGAAGGAGGGCATGAAATTTTTCAAGATTGCCCATCAAAGTTTTTAGTTCTTTGTCTGAATACCATTCAGAATGCTCTGCAACATGAATCGGCCTTTAGCAGTGAAGATAGACCTTTCTTTGTTCACAAATGGGGAGTTGAGTTTTGGAAGTTTTATTCAAGTGGAAGGGATATAGTAGAGACCAGTGGAGCAGATTCTGATTCCGAGCAAATTGCTTGGGTGGTGTCGTGTGCTGCTGATACCATTGCAAGAAAGGAGAAGGGAGGATTGTCATTTAGCAGtccctttcttttattcattgtgCCATCTCAAGAAAAGGCTGCCAAG GTACGGAAAATCTGCAAGCCTTTGAAAGCTCTTGGAATACATACAGTGAGTTTGCATCCAGGTGCCTCAATAGATCATCAAATTCGAGG GTTAAAAAGTTGTGAACCAGAGTTTCTATTATCTACACCTAAGAGACTTCTAGAGCTCGTCTCCTTAAACGAGGTCGACATCAGTGGGGTTTCCTTGCTG GTTATTGATGGATACGGAACTTACTCAGATAATGATTGTATTGAACTCATTAGGCAATCAATTTCTGGGTGTCCCCAGGCAGTGGTATTCAGTGAATGCTCAAGTAATTCGTCTACTCCAATTTTGCCAAACCTTTTGCAGGGTTCGGTCTGCCGGATATCTTCTGATGATTTGGAGTGTGTTAGATGA